A part of Paenarthrobacter sp. A20 genomic DNA contains:
- a CDS encoding ParA family protein translates to MGSSETSTQRIPPFMSLGSARAMATPSASLQSAIVRTDSVDNAAVSRETVSDGVHNVMDSIDDSSPIARQLANETRRRERLIGRELPKPDKTRIFTVSNQKGGVGKTTTTVNIAAALASAGLNVLVIDIDPQGNASTALGIEHHADVDSIYDVLINDLPLKDVVAPCPDIPNLICAPATIHLAGAEIELVSLVAREQRLRRAIDVYAKEREKNGEGRLDFIFIDCPPSLGLLTVNAFCAASEVLIPIQCEYYALEGLSQLLKNIEMIQKHLNADLVVSTILLTMYDGRTNLAAQVASEVRQHFPEQVLGAVVPRSVRISEAPSYQQTVMTYDPSSSGALSYMEAAAEIAER, encoded by the coding sequence GTGGGCAGTAGTGAAACCTCCACGCAGCGAATCCCCCCGTTTATGTCTTTGGGGTCCGCGCGGGCCATGGCCACACCCTCTGCGTCTCTTCAGTCGGCGATAGTGCGCACTGATTCGGTTGATAATGCTGCTGTTTCACGTGAAACCGTATCTGATGGAGTGCATAACGTGATGGATTCCATTGACGATTCGAGTCCCATCGCCCGCCAATTGGCCAACGAGACCCGTCGGCGCGAACGGTTGATTGGCAGGGAACTGCCCAAGCCGGACAAGACCCGCATCTTCACGGTTTCCAATCAGAAGGGTGGGGTCGGTAAGACGACTACTACGGTGAACATCGCCGCTGCCCTGGCCTCTGCTGGCCTCAACGTGCTGGTGATCGACATCGATCCCCAAGGCAATGCATCGACGGCTTTGGGCATTGAGCACCATGCCGACGTCGACAGCATCTATGACGTCCTGATCAATGACCTTCCGTTGAAGGACGTTGTGGCTCCGTGCCCAGACATTCCGAACCTGATTTGTGCACCCGCGACTATTCACCTCGCCGGCGCAGAGATTGAGCTGGTTTCCCTGGTGGCCCGCGAGCAGAGGCTTCGACGCGCCATTGACGTTTATGCCAAGGAGCGGGAGAAGAACGGCGAAGGCCGCCTGGACTTCATTTTCATTGACTGCCCACCGAGTCTGGGACTGCTGACAGTCAATGCGTTCTGTGCCGCGAGTGAAGTGCTCATTCCCATTCAGTGCGAGTACTACGCACTTGAAGGCCTGAGCCAGCTTCTCAAGAACATCGAGATGATCCAGAAGCACCTCAACGCTGACCTGGTGGTCTCCACGATTCTGCTGACGATGTACGACGGTCGGACAAACTTGGCTGCGCAGGTGGCGTCCGAGGTCCGTCAGCACTTCCCCGAGCAAGTTTTGGGAGCTGTGGTTCCGCGCTCCGTGCGCATCTCTGAAGCGCCGAGCTACCAGCAAACGGTCATGACCTACGATCCTTCGTCGAGCGGCGCGCTGTCCTACATGGAAGCCGCTGCCGAAATCGCTGAACGCTAG
- the rsmG gene encoding 16S rRNA (guanine(527)-N(7))-methyltransferase RsmG — MVDITAAELEAAEKIFGERLDLAKRYVEHLATSGTERGLIGPREIPRLWSRHVLNCAVIESAIAMDSHVADVGSGAGLPGLCLAIARPDLELTLIEPLERRVIWLQEVVDDLGLDNVTIMKTRAELAVGMVDADVVTARAVSALSNLAGLTIPLLNGRGEVVAIKGRSAAEEIEKAKKVIRKLGGVETSVVVCGQELLEEPTTVVRIIVNKPGKTV; from the coding sequence ATGGTTGACATCACCGCAGCTGAATTGGAAGCGGCAGAGAAGATCTTTGGGGAGCGCTTGGATCTCGCCAAGCGCTATGTGGAACACCTGGCGACGTCAGGAACTGAGCGCGGACTGATTGGCCCTCGCGAGATTCCGCGATTGTGGAGCCGGCACGTTCTTAACTGTGCAGTCATTGAATCCGCCATTGCCATGGACAGCCATGTGGCCGACGTTGGTTCCGGCGCAGGCTTGCCGGGTCTCTGCCTGGCGATTGCCCGTCCGGACCTTGAGCTGACGTTGATTGAGCCGCTGGAACGTCGAGTCATCTGGCTCCAGGAAGTCGTTGATGACCTCGGCCTGGACAACGTCACCATCATGAAGACGCGTGCTGAGCTCGCTGTCGGAATGGTTGACGCAGATGTTGTTACCGCCCGGGCAGTTTCTGCTCTGTCCAACCTGGCAGGCCTCACGATTCCGCTGTTGAACGGCCGTGGTGAAGTGGTGGCCATCAAGGGTCGCAGTGCCGCCGAGGAGATTGAGAAGGCAAAGAAGGTCATCCGCAAACTTGGCGGCGTGGAAACGTCCGTTGTGGTTTGTGGACAGGAGCTTTTGGAGGAACCCACCACCGTGGTGAGGATTATCGTCAATAAGCCCGGAAAGACAGTCTGA
- a CDS encoding R3H domain-containing nucleic acid-binding protein translates to MSAESTEEVIAAVTEDQEVSTEETQSKTASRLEEEGDIAADYLEELLDIADIDGDIDIEVRNGRTYISIGADEESAALDSLVGRDGEVLEALQELARLSVLSATENRSRLVLDINGYRKERAGVLQQIAEDAVAKVKSDGGTVALEPMSAYERKIVHDAVADLGFVSESEGEGAGRHIVVSAD, encoded by the coding sequence ATGTCTGCCGAGAGCACTGAAGAAGTTATCGCCGCTGTGACTGAAGACCAGGAAGTCTCCACGGAAGAGACGCAGTCCAAGACGGCCAGCCGTTTGGAAGAGGAAGGCGACATTGCTGCCGACTACCTCGAAGAACTTCTTGATATTGCCGATATCGATGGCGACATCGACATCGAGGTTCGCAATGGACGCACGTACATCTCCATCGGCGCCGATGAAGAGTCCGCAGCCTTGGACAGCCTCGTAGGACGCGACGGTGAGGTCCTGGAAGCACTGCAGGAGCTGGCCCGCCTGTCTGTTCTTTCTGCCACCGAAAACCGTTCGCGCCTGGTGCTGGACATCAACGGGTACCGCAAGGAGCGCGCCGGCGTCCTTCAGCAGATCGCCGAAGACGCCGTTGCCAAGGTCAAGTCCGACGGCGGAACCGTCGCCCTTGAGCCGATGAGCGCTTACGAACGCAAGATCGTGCACGATGCTGTCGCCGACCTCGGATTTGTTTCCGAGTCCGAAGGCGAAGGCGCTGGCCGCCACATCGTCGTCTCGGCTGACTAG
- the yidC gene encoding membrane protein insertase YidC, which translates to MDFFETIMFPFKWLVSIIMVGFHEGLSFIGLPAANGWTWTLSIIGLVLVIRAALIPVFVKQIKAQRGMQLLQPDLKKLQTKYKGKTDQLSRQAMAQEQMALYKKHGTNPFSACLPMLIQMPFFFALFQVLSGISNAKNAGNGIGAMSAQQVVEFDESSIFGAPLSSALLHGGAGNVSVVVLSIVMIVAMTASQFITQKQIMAKNMSEEAMASPFMRQQKMMLYILPLVFGIGGINFPIGVLIYWTTTNLWTMGQQFFVIRRMPTPGSPAAKALEERRAAKGLPPLLGGKKTADAAAEAEAAAAAAAEIRAQRVQPQRKNRKKK; encoded by the coding sequence ATGGACTTCTTTGAAACGATCATGTTTCCGTTCAAGTGGCTGGTGTCAATCATCATGGTTGGCTTCCACGAGGGACTGAGCTTCATTGGCCTGCCCGCCGCGAACGGCTGGACGTGGACTCTGTCCATCATCGGCCTCGTGTTGGTGATCCGTGCCGCCCTGATTCCAGTCTTCGTCAAGCAGATCAAAGCGCAGCGCGGCATGCAGCTGCTGCAGCCGGACCTGAAGAAGCTTCAGACCAAGTACAAGGGCAAGACCGATCAGCTCTCCCGCCAGGCCATGGCGCAGGAGCAGATGGCGCTGTACAAGAAGCACGGCACCAACCCGTTCTCGGCCTGTTTGCCGATGCTGATTCAGATGCCGTTCTTCTTCGCGCTGTTCCAGGTGCTGTCGGGTATCTCCAACGCCAAGAACGCGGGCAATGGCATCGGTGCCATGAGTGCCCAGCAGGTAGTTGAGTTCGACGAATCCAGCATCTTCGGCGCACCACTTTCTTCTGCGCTGTTGCACGGCGGGGCTGGAAACGTCTCGGTGGTAGTTCTCTCTATCGTGATGATCGTCGCCATGACGGCCTCGCAGTTCATCACCCAGAAGCAGATCATGGCCAAGAACATGTCCGAAGAGGCCATGGCCAGCCCGTTCATGCGCCAGCAGAAGATGATGCTCTACATCCTGCCGCTCGTGTTCGGTATCGGCGGCATCAACTTCCCGATCGGTGTCCTTATCTACTGGACCACCACCAACCTCTGGACCATGGGCCAGCAGTTCTTCGTCATCCGTCGTATGCCCACCCCGGGCTCACCTGCCGCCAAGGCACTGGAGGAGCGACGCGCTGCGAAGGGCCTGCCGCCGCTGCTGGGTGGCAAGAAGACCGCGGACGCTGCTGCTGAAGCCGAAGCTGCTGCCGCTGCAGCAGCCGAAATCCGTGCCCAGCGCGTCCAGCCACAACGTAAGAACAGGAAGAAGAAGTAA
- the yidD gene encoding membrane protein insertion efficiency factor YidD codes for MAQFHATLRLNTTAPQRKGHRVHDLSTAVVPSSSAPSGQVPSRNLSAAVGTFLWELPRNILILLLKTYRKVISPLYGQVCRFFPSCSAYALEAVTVHGAVKGSWLAAKRLAKCHPWNAGGVDHVPAGHRHWPEGRTPTIVVLNNPDQFLAAQADEEGRSAA; via the coding sequence GTGGCTCAGTTCCACGCAACGCTTCGACTGAACACAACGGCACCACAACGGAAGGGACACCGCGTGCATGACCTAAGCACCGCCGTCGTTCCTTCTTCAAGCGCGCCCTCCGGACAGGTTCCCTCCAGGAATCTGTCCGCTGCGGTGGGCACCTTCCTCTGGGAGTTGCCGCGCAACATTCTCATTCTCTTGCTGAAGACGTACCGCAAGGTCATCTCGCCCCTGTACGGCCAGGTTTGCCGTTTCTTTCCCTCCTGCTCGGCGTACGCCCTGGAAGCAGTAACGGTGCATGGCGCCGTAAAGGGTAGCTGGCTCGCAGCCAAAAGGCTCGCCAAATGCCACCCTTGGAACGCCGGTGGAGTGGACCACGTCCCCGCCGGTCACCGTCACTGGCCCGAAGGCCGGACGCCCACAATTGTTGTACTGAACAATCCGGACCAGTTCCTGGCTGCTCAGGCTGATGAAGAAGGCCGCTCGGCGGCCTAA
- the rnpA gene encoding ribonuclease P protein component gives MLATPNRLRTSTDFSTTVRSGVRNGRRNLVLYTASIGAGEPSRIGFIVSKAVGNAVTRNLVKRRLREIGGLSLHTHGTGLAVVVRALPAAASASWEQLLSDYNAALAVTTKRLGGSVPRNASTEHNGTTTEGTPRA, from the coding sequence GTGCTAGCCACCCCTAACCGTCTGCGGACGTCTACCGACTTTTCAACAACTGTACGTTCCGGCGTCCGCAATGGACGCCGGAACTTAGTGTTATATACGGCCTCTATCGGGGCCGGGGAGCCGAGTCGAATCGGCTTCATTGTCTCCAAAGCCGTCGGGAACGCCGTGACCAGGAACCTCGTTAAGAGGAGACTGAGAGAAATAGGCGGACTGTCCTTGCACACGCATGGAACGGGTCTGGCGGTCGTGGTCCGGGCATTGCCTGCAGCTGCATCTGCCAGCTGGGAGCAACTGCTCTCTGACTACAACGCCGCACTGGCAGTGACGACGAAGCGATTGGGTGGCTCAGTTCCACGCAACGCTTCGACTGAACACAACGGCACCACAACGGAAGGGACACCGCGTGCATGA
- the rpmH gene encoding 50S ribosomal protein L34 — MSKRTFQPNNRRRAKKHGFRLRMRTRAGRAILAARRGKGRVELSA, encoded by the coding sequence GTGAGCAAGCGGACTTTTCAGCCGAATAACCGCCGTCGGGCCAAGAAGCATGGCTTCCGCCTTCGTATGCGCACCCGTGCCGGCCGCGCCATCCTGGCTGCCCGTCGCGGCAAGGGCCGCGTCGAACTGTCGGCGTAA
- the dnaA gene encoding chromosomal replication initiator protein DnaA codes for MTVDEANHANTVGSSWRRVLSLMEQDDRVSPRQRGFVILAQAQGLIGSTLLVAVPNELTREVLQTQVKDALDDALRSVFSDDIRCAIDVDTDLVPVHAEPEPVVELSAVSDFAEPKPQPTPPSTSHEFGRLNPKYIFDTFVIGSSNRFAHAAAVAVAEAPAKAYNPLFIYGDSGLGKTHLLHAIGHYARRLYSGIRVRYVNSEEFTNDFINSIRDDEGTSFKTTYRNVDVLLIDDIQFLAGKDRTQEEFFHTFNALHNANKQVVITSDQPPKMLAGFEDRMTSRFEWGLLTDIQPPELETRIAILRKKGLSEGLSAPDDALEYIASKISSNIRELEGALIRVTAFASLNRQPVDVALAEMVLKDLITDDGAQEITAKQILDQTADYFKLSMEELCSKSRTRTLVTARQIAMYLCRELTDMSLPKIGQELGGRDHTTVIHADRKIRELMAERRVIYNQVTELTNRIKQQQRDS; via the coding sequence ATGACAGTAGACGAAGCCAACCACGCCAACACTGTCGGAAGTTCCTGGCGCAGGGTGCTGAGCCTCATGGAACAGGACGACCGGGTTTCACCCCGTCAGCGCGGTTTCGTCATCCTCGCCCAGGCACAGGGCCTTATCGGTTCCACCTTGCTGGTGGCCGTTCCCAATGAACTCACCCGCGAAGTCCTGCAGACGCAGGTCAAGGATGCCCTGGACGATGCCCTCCGCAGCGTCTTCTCGGATGACATCCGCTGCGCCATCGACGTAGACACCGATCTGGTGCCCGTCCATGCAGAGCCGGAACCCGTCGTCGAGCTGTCCGCAGTGTCCGACTTCGCCGAGCCGAAGCCGCAGCCTACTCCGCCCAGCACCTCGCATGAGTTTGGTCGCCTGAATCCGAAGTACATCTTCGATACCTTCGTCATCGGTTCCTCGAACCGCTTTGCGCACGCGGCCGCCGTCGCCGTCGCCGAAGCGCCTGCCAAGGCGTACAACCCGCTGTTCATCTACGGTGACTCGGGGCTCGGCAAGACCCACCTGCTGCACGCAATCGGACACTACGCCCGCCGGCTCTACAGCGGCATCCGGGTCCGGTACGTGAACTCCGAAGAGTTCACCAACGACTTCATCAACTCCATCCGTGATGATGAGGGCACCAGCTTCAAGACCACGTACCGCAACGTGGATGTGCTTTTGATTGATGACATCCAGTTCCTGGCGGGCAAGGACCGGACCCAGGAAGAGTTCTTCCACACGTTCAATGCCCTGCACAACGCCAATAAGCAGGTTGTCATCACCTCCGACCAGCCGCCCAAGATGCTCGCCGGCTTCGAGGACCGCATGACGTCCCGCTTCGAGTGGGGCCTGCTGACGGACATCCAGCCGCCCGAACTCGAAACCCGCATCGCCATCCTCCGCAAGAAGGGCCTGAGCGAAGGCCTTTCGGCGCCGGACGATGCCCTGGAATACATCGCGTCAAAGATCTCCAGCAACATCCGCGAACTCGAAGGCGCCCTCATCCGCGTCACCGCATTCGCAAGCCTCAACCGCCAGCCGGTGGACGTTGCCCTGGCTGAAATGGTTCTCAAGGACCTCATCACCGACGACGGTGCCCAGGAAATCACGGCGAAGCAGATCCTTGACCAGACGGCTGACTACTTCAAGCTCAGCATGGAAGAGCTCTGCAGCAAGTCCCGAACCCGCACGTTGGTGACAGCGCGACAGATCGCTATGTACCTGTGCCGCGAACTGACGGATATGTCCTTGCCGAAGATCGGGCAGGAGCTCGGCGGGCGCGATCACACCACCGTCATCCACGCTGACCGCAAGATCCGCGAGCTGATGGCAGAGCGTCGTGTGATTTACAACCAGGTCACCGAGCTGACCAACCGGATCAAACAGCAGCAGCGGGACTCCTGA
- the dnaN gene encoding DNA polymerase III subunit beta encodes MKFRVDRDVLAEAVTWTARSLSPRPPVPVLSGLLLKAEAGTVSLSSFDYETSARLEIPADIAVEGTILVSGRLLADICRSLPSAPVEVETDGSKVTLTCRRSSFHLATMPEAEYPALPALPAISGTLPGDAFAQAVSQVIIAASKDDTLPILTGVRMEIEDDLITLLATDRYRLAMREVPWKPVTPGISTSALVKSKTLNEVAKTLGGSGDINLALADDDSRLIGFESGGRTTTSLLVDGDYPKIRSLFPDSTPIHATVQTQELVEAVRRVSLVAERNTPVRLAFTQGLLNLDAGTGEDAQASEELEAQLSGEDITVAFNPHYLVEGLSVIETKFVRFSFTTAPKPAMITAQAEADGEDQDDYRYLVMPVRLPN; translated from the coding sequence GTGAAGTTCAGAGTCGACCGCGACGTCCTGGCAGAAGCCGTTACGTGGACCGCGCGGTCGTTGTCTCCGCGGCCGCCCGTACCTGTGCTTTCCGGCCTCCTCCTCAAAGCCGAGGCAGGAACCGTCAGCCTCTCAAGCTTCGATTACGAGACTTCCGCACGCCTGGAAATTCCGGCGGATATCGCCGTTGAGGGCACAATCCTCGTTTCCGGACGCCTGTTGGCAGATATCTGCCGCAGCCTTCCCTCCGCTCCCGTCGAAGTCGAGACTGATGGCAGCAAAGTCACTCTCACGTGCCGTCGAAGCAGCTTCCACCTGGCCACCATGCCCGAGGCCGAATACCCGGCACTGCCGGCATTGCCTGCCATCAGTGGCACGCTGCCCGGGGATGCTTTCGCGCAGGCCGTGTCCCAGGTGATCATCGCAGCGAGCAAGGACGACACCTTGCCGATCCTCACCGGTGTGCGCATGGAGATCGAGGACGACCTCATTACGCTCCTGGCAACGGACCGTTACCGTCTGGCCATGCGTGAAGTCCCTTGGAAGCCTGTCACTCCCGGCATTTCGACAAGTGCCCTGGTCAAGTCCAAGACGTTGAACGAAGTAGCCAAGACCCTTGGTGGCAGCGGCGACATCAACCTTGCCCTCGCAGACGACGACAGCAGGCTCATCGGCTTCGAGAGTGGCGGACGCACCACCACCTCGCTCCTGGTGGACGGCGACTACCCCAAGATCCGCTCCCTGTTCCCGGACTCCACCCCGATCCATGCAACTGTTCAGACCCAGGAATTGGTCGAAGCAGTTCGTCGTGTTTCGCTTGTTGCCGAGCGGAACACCCCGGTCCGTCTCGCCTTCACGCAAGGACTTTTGAACCTCGACGCCGGTACCGGTGAAGACGCGCAGGCTTCCGAAGAACTTGAAGCACAGCTTTCCGGTGAAGACATCACCGTGGCCTTCAACCCGCATTACCTCGTTGAGGGCTTGAGCGTCATCGAAACCAAATTCGTTCGATTCTCCTTCACCACTGCCCCCAAGCCCGCCATGATCACGGCCCAGGCTGAAGCGGACGGCGAAGACCAGGACGACTACCGCTACCTCGTGATGCCGGTCCGCCTCCCCAACTAG